The Nitrospiria bacterium genome contains the following window.
CACGATGCGATCCGTGATCGTGTCGCCATTGTCATCGAAGGCGTTGACAAAAACGTCTCCCCCGTGGTACAGATACAGGTCCGTCCAGAAGGGCGCAATTTGAGCATAGGGATTATTGACAAAACTGGCGGGATTTGCGACATAGCTGGCACCGTTATCTCCCCCCAGGCTGACAACGCCGTTTGAGGAAATGGATAGTGTGCTTCCGCCGGTATAGGTAGTCCCAGCGAAGGGAAACGAAAAGGAGTTGAAGATGAGGTCGACCGTTTGGTCATCCGCGCTGTCCAAACCCACCGTGGAAATCGTGTGGCCGATCGCGGACTCCCAAGTGGGAGGCTGTGTCGATGCCGGCGGGTGAGTCATCGTGTTGGAAACCGAGAAGCCTCCCGATCCGTTGGGTATAAAGATGATATTGGTACTATCCACATCCACCGGGGGAGGATTGGCGTTTATAAACCGTTCATAGACGGTGGACTGTGAACCGCTGCCAAAGGGAATGCTGGCGCTCAGGTCGGTGCTGCCCGGGTCGGCGACGCCGCCTCCGGGACTCACCCCGATCAAGACATCGGTATTAACGGATGAGGTGAGGACGATCCCGTTGTACCCCATGATGATCGTCCCGTCGCTTAAAAGTTGCAACTGGACCAAGACATGGCATGCGGGACCGCTGCAGGCATGAAGCCCCACCGCCCAGGTAATCACAATGCGATCAACCGGGCCGCCGCCATCGCTAAAGGTATTGATAAAAACATCTCCCCCGTGTGACGGATCCAGGTCCGTCCAGAACGGCGCAATTCGGGCGAAGGCATCGTTGACCAACAGGGTAGGGCTTCCATTGCAGCAGTCGGCGCCGTTGTCCCCTCCCAGGCTGACAAATCCGTTCGAGGAAATGGACAGTATATCCGAGCCCGTGTAAGTCGTCCCGCCGAAAGGGAAGGAAAAGGTTCCGAAAGTGATGTCGGCCGTGTTATTGTCGTCGTTGTCCAGATGCCCGCCGGAAAGAATCGTGCTGCCGAGGGAGGCTTCCCAGATAGCCGGAGGCGATGATACCACGGGAGGATCCAAGGAAGGCGGCAACGCCTGGACCGATTGCGTGACTCCGAGCATCATGAACACCATCAGTCCTGACAGAAATGCCAGCGGAGCTTGAAACTTGATCCACTTTCGGTTTATGCCCATTTCACACCCCTCTGAGTTAATAAAATGGTCTGCGCTGTGCGATTGATTGGCTCGGCGTGGAAAAGAACCTGCTGAACTATAATGGTTTTGGATAGTTGTGTCAAGCATTTTTTAGGAAATCCAAAATGGGATTTTAAGGCGACTCGACACCCGGTTTGGGCGGGCGGGCCGTCGCGGGTCCGTCTTGGTTCTCATCGCTTTGGATCTGCTCGCTCCGGGCCTTCATCCGGTTTTTATATTCTTCTTTTCGGGCCAGGTAATCATCCGCCGTCTGTGGTTGAACCGCTTTCGGATCCGGGTCCGGCTGTTCGTCCCCCTCTTTTTTCATTTTTTGCATTTTCTCTTCGATCTCCCGGTCGTTGAGCTTCGAAGATGCTTTCTCGGTGAGCAAGAGCGTGCTTTCGGCCGGACTTTTTTGAAAGATCTTTACGCCGACCGGCCGGGTGACGGTTTTTCCGGCCGAGTCCCTCTCTTGTTCATAGATGACCGCGTGGTTGTAGGGATGGATCACTCTATTAATGGCTTCTTCAAGAGGCAGGGGACCGAACGAAAGAGTCAGTCTCTGGTCCGGAACCGGGCTTATATACATGCGGATCCCGGCGGCATCGCCGATCTGTTTCAGCGTTTCTTTCAGAGAGGCGTCTTTGACCGTCAGGGCGAGGGTGCCGTCCTGTCCGTTGTACAATACCCCGGTCTCCGCCGAGCTGATCCGGAAGGCGCTCAAAAGGATCGTACAGAATAGAAAGACGCCCGCCCGCCGTGACCGTCCTGATACTCGCAAAAGATTCCCTTGACGGAGCGAATGATTTGTGAAGGTCATATTTTTTTGATTCGTCGTGATTCCATGGCCGAGGCAACCCAAGACAGTCTCTTGATACTTTAAAACAGATTGGATGTCAAGAAGAATGTCGCACCCTTGAAACACTCCAAGCCGGATACCCAAGTTCAAGCCGGGGTTGCGTTGCGAGCCGGTGCCTAACAGCGCGACCCATTGCTCATTATAACATAGGCCCCGGTCCTTCCTTGATATTGAAAAGTGTTTTTGTTATGCTTCTCCCGAACATGTTGGTGAAGAGGAAGAAATGAATCCGTCCAAGCTCTATCCCGTCATTCTGGCCGGCGGGAGCGGAAGCCGGTTCTGGCCGCTCAGCCGCGAACTCTATCCCAAGCAGCTCCTGAAACTGATCGGGGAGGAGACCATGCTGCAACGAACCCTGCGCTGCGCGATGAGCGCGGCGCCCCCGGAAAACATCCATGTGGTGACGCACCGGCGGCAGGCCGACCCGGTCCGGATGCAGGCGGCCGCGGTCGTCTCGTTGCCGCCCGATCATATCCTCACCGAGCCGAAGGCCCGGAACACCGCGGCCGCGATCGGTCTCGCGGCCGCGGTCTTGAACCGGAAGGATCCGGAAGCCGTGATGGTCGTCATGCCGTCCGATCATGTGATTCTCAAAAACTCGGCCTTCGCGCGCGCGGTGCGCGCGGCGGGCCGTCTGGCCGTGGATGGATGGCTTGTGACCTTCGGCATCAAGGCGGCCGAGCCCGAAACCGGTTATGGATATATCCGTCGGGGCCGGCCGCTTCGGAGCCGTTTGTCGAAGCGGGGTGCGATCGCATATGAGGTCGGCCGGTTTACGGAAAAACCGGATCGGGCGACCGCCCGGCGCTACGTCTCGGACGGCCGGTTTTATTGGAACAGCGGCATTTTTGTCTGGAAGGCCTCCGTCATTCTGGATGCGATTCGACAACTGCAGCCCCGGTTGTACCGGGGACTGGCCGTGATTCAGGCGGCAATGGGAACCTCGGAGGAGGAAAAAACGATCGAGGACGTGTATGACCGACTGGAGGCCGTCTCGATCGATTACGGCATTCTGGAGCGCCTGCCTGCCCGCGGCGGCGGGCCTGCCGGTCGGGCAGGGCTTCATAAGAAACTGGCGGTTCTCCCGGTGGACATGGGCTGGAGCGATGTGGGCAGTTGGACGGCCCTTGAACAGATCAGCCGGCCGGATTCCATGGGGAACGTGACCGTCGGGAACGTCATCGATCTGGACAGCCGGAACTCCATCCTCTACGCGGACAAGCGCCTTGTGGCGACGATCGGCCTCGAAGACGTGATCGTGGTCGATACGGAGGATGCCACGCTGGTCTGCCGTAAAAGTCGCGCGCAGGATGTCCGGACGGTGGTCGCGACCCTGCAGCAACGAAACGCCGAGGAACACCGGGTGCACCGGACCGTCTGGAGGCCGTGGGGAAGTTATACCGTTCTTGAAAACGGGGATCGGTACAAGATCAAACGGATCCTCGTCAATCCAAAAGCCCGCCTGTCCCTCCAGTTGCATCATCGCCGGAGCGAGCACTGGGTCGTCGTTTCGGGGGCCGCGCGCGTGACCTGCGGTGAACGGGTCTATGATCTCGGGGTGAACGAGGGCACCTATATCCCGATGGATACCAAGCACCGTTTGGAGAACCCCGGCGCGGAGCCGCTTCAGATCATCGAGGTCCAGAACGGCGATTACCTAGGCGAAGACGATATCGTGCGGTTTCAGGACGATTACGGCCGCAGGGGTAGCCCGGCATGATTTATTCAGAAAGGATCTTTCGCGAGTACGATATCCGGGGCATCGTCGGTCAGGACCTGACTCCGGATCTGGCGGAGCAGCTCGGAAGAGCGTTCGGCACGACCCTCCGGAGGAAAAACGCCCGTCGGATCGCGGTCGGGCGGGACGGGCGGGAAAGTTCGCCGTTGCTGTGTCAACGCCTGATCCAAGGGATCACCTCGACGGGCATCGGCGTGACGGATGTCGGCGTCTGTCCCACGCCCTTGCTCTATTTTGCCCTGTTTAATCTTCCCGTCGACGGCGGGGTGATGATCACCGCCAGCCACAACCCGGCCGAGTACAACGGTTTCAAGTTGTGCGTCGGAAAAGAAACCCTGTACGGCGAGGATCTTCAAAAACTCCGGCGGATGATCGAGGCGCGGGATTTTGAGTCCGGCCTGCCTGTCCCCGCCCGTCCGGCAGGCGGGGGGCAGGCGGGCGCCGCTCCCTCCGTTGATTCTCAGGAAATCATTCCGTCGTATCTTGATTATCTGAAAGACGCGTTTCGTTCCGTCGACGCGCGGGGAATCAAGGTGGTCGTGGACAGCGGCAACGCGATGGGCGCGCTGGCCGGGCCCCAGGCGCTGAAGAACATGGGATGCGAAGTGATCGAGTTGTATAGCGAGCTGGACAGCCGTTTTCCGAATCATCATCCGGATCCCACCGTGGCGGATAATCTTAAAGACCTGATTGAATCCGTCCGATCGAAGGGGGCGGATCTGGGCGTCGCCTACGACGGGGACGCCGATCGGATCGGCGTGGTGGACGAGCGGGGGGAAATTCTGTGGGGGGACCAATTGCTGGTGATTTTCGCCCGCGACATTCTGCGCCGCCTTCCCGGCGCGTTGATCCTCTCGGAGGTCAAGGCCTCCCAGGTTCTCTACGACGACATCCGGGGCCGCGGCGGACGGGCGCTCATGTGGCGGGCCGGTCATTCGCTCATCAAGTCCAAGATGAAAGAGACCGGCGCGTCGCTGGCGGGGGAAATGAGCGGTCATATCTTTTTTGCGGACCGGTATTTCGGATACGACGACGCGATCTATGCCGGCTGCCGTTTGGTCGAAATCCTCGCCGAAAGCCGGCAACCGGTGTCCGGATTGCTGGCGGACCTTCCCAAGACCAGCTCCACGCCCGAGATCCGCCGGGACTGTTCCGACGACCGGAAGTTTGTCGTCGTGGAGAAATTGAAGGAGCGGTTCGAGGCGCTGCGCTCCCGTCCGACTCCGGATTCCATCCCCATTCGGGATTTGATCACCCTCGACGGCGTTCGGATCGTTTTCGACGACGGATGGGGCCTGGTGCGGGCGTCGAACACGCAGCCGGCCCTGGTCTTGAGGTTTGAAGCCGAGACCCCCGGCCGGATGGACAAGATCCGCCGTTTTGTGGAAGGCGAACTCGCCCGGATCGATTCGTAACTTTTTCCTTGACAGGGTCTTTTTTTTCGGTTATGATCCGCGTGGTTTTGAAGAGCCTTTCTCATCACGTTTCAAAGCGTTGACAGTTTTCCGAGGACAGCACGAAGTTGATCATAAAGAATTGTGATCGAACCGTTGTCATCGAAGTGTGTGAGAGCCGCGACGGCGGCCGTTTTGCGTGATGGTCCCTAATGCCTCGTGAAATTTTCATCTCACGATATTCCGGAGAATCCATCCGCTTCCTTGTCGAAGGGAGGAATGCGATCGGGTTACATGCGAAGTGAGTTTTTAAATTTTATGCTATAATCACTTTTTGTGGCTGTATTACTAGGTAAGAGATCTGGTTATATGAACGAACGTTCACACAAGCAGTAATCACAAAGGAGGAGAACATGGAGGTAATGAAGCAGAAGTGGGGTTCAGGCATAATCGTTGGCCTGCTTTTAACGGTTCTTGTAGTGGCGGGATGTTCGAAGGGAAGCCATGATACCAGCACGTCGGTTTCAACTCCGTCGGCGGCGGCCTTCAAGCCCACGGGAACGATTCAAGGGATCGTGACAGATGCCGTTACTCAGGAACCAATCGTGAATGCGCTCGTCTCGATTGGTGTGGGAACGGACGTAACGAATGCCCAGGGTCAGTACGTTATCGCCAATGTTCCGGCCACGTCCGACGCTTTAAATAACACTGTGTTTGGGGAATATGATATCACGATCGATCTTCGCTCGGTCACCTCGCCGGTTAAGATGACCTCTTCGAGCACCACGCCTCGATATCCGGATTTTAGCTATAGTAACGTCGAGGTAAGTTTCACCTCACTGAATGACTCTTCTCCTTGCCCGGACGGCGCTGACAATGTAAATAACGGTTCCTTGCAGAATTGCGGAACCAACAATACCAACCACGACACGCCGGTGAATAACCTTGTCGCCAACCAGGATATGTCTATCGGTAAACTGGATGCGAACATCAGCGGGACTGTGTTCGGGGGTTGTGAGGATGACAGCAGCTCAGATTTCTATACTCTTAAACCCGGTTATGTTGTAAACCTTCTCAGCAAGGGCAGCGAAAACAGCAGCACGGGTAATGAGGGTCATATTGTGGCGACCGTCACGACCGGTGATGGCACGACTAATCCCGCCGGCCAATTTACATTCACCAATGTCGAAGCGAACACAGATTTCGAGATCCAGGTAATGGACAGCGCGACCAATACGGTCTTTGAGGCGGATAAGTCCGTGACATCACCTACAGATGGTGCGACTGATACATCGTTCCTCGAGGCAAGCAACGCCATTCACGTCTGCCCGGTCAACCCAGATGGGCCGACGATTACTTCGGTCGGTTTCGAACCGGGTTCCGATCTGGCGCCGAGCGCAACCGAAACGGTGACGTTTACGTTCAATTCGCCGGTCGACACGACCCAACCCCAGGCCAGCACGGATCCGAGCAACCAGGTGGGTCTGGTCTTCACGGGCAACCTCGAGGTCGATTGGGATGGAAATAAGGACTTCGTTCCTAGTACGGCGGCCTGGAACGCGGCGGGCGATCAATTGACCGTTACATTTGCAACCGCCGCTTCATCGCTCTATGAGGTCTACCTGGATGTGGACGGTTTGAAAGACACGACCGGTCGGCCGGCCGCAATCGGGACCTGCCCGGATGCCGGATCCGTGCCGAGCCCATGGAACGGAGGCAGCAGCGGTGTTTGCGATGTCTACTTCTCCACCAATGGCGGGCCGACGCCGGGAACACCGGTTCTCACCCTCGTTAACGCCGCAGGCCTTGATGAGGCCGGCGCCACGACCGGTATTTTTGATTGGCCGGTGGTGTCGGGTGCGAAAACCTATAACCTCTACTGCAGCAACGATGAGATAATCTCGGCCGGGACTGTCGAAGCCGGTTCAGTGCATTTGGTCGACAGCGGTCTGACCGACTCGGAAGACACCGTGGACTTCTCCGGTTTCTTGGATCATGATGTGGATTCGTCGAAGAGTTCACAGGTCGGGATCCAGTATCCCTGCTATGTCACCGGTGTTAATTCAGACGGTGTCGAAGGACCGGCAAGCAACACGCAAACGGCTGCGGATGTGCTGGGACCGGAGTTGCAAGCCGGCACGTTCGCCGCTTTTGATGATGACGCGGATGGAAACGCGGATACGGTTCGTGTCCGGTTTGACGAAGCGCTCGACGAGGCTTCGGCCGAGACGACGACCAACTACACGTTTGCGGATGACACCGGAACTGCGCCGACCGTCACGAACGCTTATCTGTGCACGGGTGGGGGCGTTCCGGTTACCCGCTGTCTGGCTCCCACAGCTGGGGAGTATTATGTGGTTCTGACATTCGCGACGCAGACACAAACCGTTGCGGGCTTGCAGGACAATGCCGGCGATACGCTCACGGTATCGGGTGTGAAGGACGTGAACCTGAACACCATCCGGTCGGCCGGCGACGTGTATCATATGTCGACAGGTGCGGTGAATTAACTTCTTGCGCTTTGTAAGGCGTCTGAAGGAAACACGAAAGCAGGGGGGAGAAATCCCCCCTGCTTTTTTCTATACCTATTATTAAGGTTGTTTGTTGATGCGCGGTTTATTCCAAAGGACGCTTGTCCTTTGTCTTTTGCTGTTCCTGCCTTCCTGCCAGTCGGGCGACCTCGATCCCCTCTGGACCATTCTGGTTTATATGGACGGAGACAATAATCTGTCCGCGGCTGCGAACCAGGACCTGATCGAGATGGAAGCGGTCGGTTCCGATTCGCCGGTTCAGGTCGTCGTTCAACTGGACACGATCGACGGCACCACCAAAAGATTGACCGTTCAAAAAGGAAAAGTGACCGTCATCGAGGACCTGGGTGAACTCAACATGGCCAACCCTCGGACGTTGACGGATTTTCTGACGTGGGCCGGCAACAATTATCCGGCGCAACACCGAGCGTTGATACTCTGGGACCACGGCAGCGGATATCTGGATTCGGGTGTTAAAGCCTCTCGTGAATCAACTCGGCATGCCAAGGGCATACTTCAAGACGACACAAACGGGACGCCCTGCTGTCTGTCCAACCGCATCGTTCGCGATGCGATCCTGGCGGCGGGGATGCATTTCGATCTGCTCGGGTTTGACGCAAGCGAGATGGGCGAGATCGAGACGGCCTACGAGTTCAGAAATGCGGCCGACATTCTCGTATTCTCTCAAGAGACGGGACAGGAGAACGGTTGGGACTACACGGCGATTCTGAGCGGTTTAGAGCGGCATCCGGGGATGACGTCGGAAGATCTGGCCCAACTGATTGTTGAAGCCTATCGGAACTTTTATGAAAACATATTCTATCCCGCCAACCCTGATTTTGAGCAGCATCTCACCGTTTCGGCCATCCGATTGGGCTCCGCTTTTGAATCGTTCGTGGTCAAGATTAATAATCTGGCATTGCAGTTAAAGGCTGCGATCAACCACGGTTCAACACGGGATGCGACCGTTGCGGCGGTCGGTTCGGCACGGGATGCGGCTCAGGGCATGGTCCTTCAAACGGCTCCCGACGTTTATGCCGATTTTCTGGACTGGGTGGATAAACTTTTATCGCAGCCGGGGCTGGATCCATCCATACGGACGGCCCTGACGAACCTGCAGGCCGCGAAGGATAGCGTTGTGATCTCCGAATACCATGGCCGCGCGCGGCCCGGGGCCACGGGGCTGTCCATCGTGTTTTTCAAGCTTCCGGAAGCCCAAAACGTTGGTACCTTCGATGCGGATTACGTCGGAGGAGCCGAAGACTTGGATCTTATCAACGATACGAATTGGAACGAATTCCTGTCCGTCTACTATTCGGCCGCGGGACTGTTATGAGATGATATAAGCTCTTTCCATCCGGAGAACACGGCGTGCCGCCCGGAATATAAATCAAAAAACGCCGCGAGGCCGATGTTCTGCTCTTTCTGTTCGAAGAACTGGCCTTCCACGGCGTTGCCGTCGAAATACTCGACGGCGATTCTCAGACCATGCGATTCATCCGGTCGTTTGATCGACACCCCGGCCTGGAGATTGAGATTGAGGCTCCAATTCGTCTCCTCCTTTACCTGAAGGTCATCCGCCAGATAGAGACGAAATTCGCGATGGAAAAACGTTCTGGCCGGAGAGAAAAATTCGGACCCCGCTTGATAATTGTGCAAGTAGCGCCAGTCGATGCCATCGAAAGCAAAAGCCGCCCCGGCATAAAGGCGATCGAGCGGGCTAAAACGGTACGCGATCAACAACCTGATCACGTCCCGCGAATACTCGGCCGGTTCTATGGGAGGGGTGGAATCCGCATTCTTGAAGATCGTTTCATCCAGGAGGTGGCTGCTGGTATGATAGGGAGTGAGTTGAAAAGCCCAGCCGTTTGTGCCGGAGCGCGGGATCAGGTCGATCGGAAATCCGATCAGAAAGTCCGTCGTCTCGCCGCCGAACAAATCATACAGGTCGAAGCGGGAGAAAATGCCCCCCGCGATGTTCAGCTGGAGAGCCGTCGGTCCGGCATCGAGCCGAAGCAGGCCGAAGGTGGTTCCCGCCGAAACCTTCCCGATGTGCGTCTCGTGATTCGTCGTGGCCATGTATTTAAGGGAAAGAACGGGCGTCATGGGATCGGCCAGGGGAGGCGCGAAGAGCGGGCCGGAGGGGAGGAGCGTCAAATCGGCGGACCGCGCTT
Protein-coding sequences here:
- a CDS encoding phosphomannomutase/phosphoglucomutase yields the protein MIYSERIFREYDIRGIVGQDLTPDLAEQLGRAFGTTLRRKNARRIAVGRDGRESSPLLCQRLIQGITSTGIGVTDVGVCPTPLLYFALFNLPVDGGVMITASHNPAEYNGFKLCVGKETLYGEDLQKLRRMIEARDFESGLPVPARPAGGGQAGAAPSVDSQEIIPSYLDYLKDAFRSVDARGIKVVVDSGNAMGALAGPQALKNMGCEVIELYSELDSRFPNHHPDPTVADNLKDLIESVRSKGADLGVAYDGDADRIGVVDERGEILWGDQLLVIFARDILRRLPGALILSEVKASQVLYDDIRGRGGRALMWRAGHSLIKSKMKETGASLAGEMSGHIFFADRYFGYDDAIYAGCRLVEILAESRQPVSGLLADLPKTSSTPEIRRDCSDDRKFVVVEKLKERFEALRSRPTPDSIPIRDLITLDGVRIVFDDGWGLVRASNTQPALVLRFEAETPGRMDKIRRFVEGELARIDS
- a CDS encoding clostripain-related cysteine peptidase; amino-acid sequence: MRGLFQRTLVLCLLLFLPSCQSGDLDPLWTILVYMDGDNNLSAAANQDLIEMEAVGSDSPVQVVVQLDTIDGTTKRLTVQKGKVTVIEDLGELNMANPRTLTDFLTWAGNNYPAQHRALILWDHGSGYLDSGVKASRESTRHAKGILQDDTNGTPCCLSNRIVRDAILAAGMHFDLLGFDASEMGEIETAYEFRNAADILVFSQETGQENGWDYTAILSGLERHPGMTSEDLAQLIVEAYRNFYENIFYPANPDFEQHLTVSAIRLGSAFESFVVKINNLALQLKAAINHGSTRDATVAAVGSARDAAQGMVLQTAPDVYADFLDWVDKLLSQPGLDPSIRTALTNLQAAKDSVVISEYHGRARPGATGLSIVFFKLPEAQNVGTFDADYVGGAEDLDLINDTNWNEFLSVYYSAAGLL
- a CDS encoding mannose-1-phosphate guanylyltransferase/mannose-6-phosphate isomerase; amino-acid sequence: MNPSKLYPVILAGGSGSRFWPLSRELYPKQLLKLIGEETMLQRTLRCAMSAAPPENIHVVTHRRQADPVRMQAAAVVSLPPDHILTEPKARNTAAAIGLAAAVLNRKDPEAVMVVMPSDHVILKNSAFARAVRAAGRLAVDGWLVTFGIKAAEPETGYGYIRRGRPLRSRLSKRGAIAYEVGRFTEKPDRATARRYVSDGRFYWNSGIFVWKASVILDAIRQLQPRLYRGLAVIQAAMGTSEEEKTIEDVYDRLEAVSIDYGILERLPARGGGPAGRAGLHKKLAVLPVDMGWSDVGSWTALEQISRPDSMGNVTVGNVIDLDSRNSILYADKRLVATIGLEDVIVVDTEDATLVCRKSRAQDVRTVVATLQQRNAEEHRVHRTVWRPWGSYTVLENGDRYKIKRILVNPKARLSLQLHHRRSEHWVVVSGAARVTCGERVYDLGVNEGTYIPMDTKHRLENPGAEPLQIIEVQNGDYLGEDDIVRFQDDYGRRGSPA
- a CDS encoding DUF1207 domain-containing protein, coding for MHLKRLLLFLVLPALLAWPCRVIAAEARSADLTLLPSGPLFAPPLADPMTPVLSLKYMATTNHETHIGKVSAGTTFGLLRLDAGPTALQLNIAGGIFSRFDLYDLFGGETTDFLIGFPIDLIPRSGTNGWAFQLTPYHTSSHLLDETIFKNADSTPPIEPAEYSRDVIRLLIAYRFSPLDRLYAGAAFAFDGIDWRYLHNYQAGSEFFSPARTFFHREFRLYLADDLQVKEETNWSLNLNLQAGVSIKRPDESHGLRIAVEYFDGNAVEGQFFEQKEQNIGLAAFFDLYSGRHAVFSGWKELISSHNSPAAE